ACGCCGACAGCCCGCTCGTGCCGGTCGGCGACACCCGGGACGCGGTCACCGACCGACTCGCCGTGGCCCTCGGCGCACCACCACGCGGCACCGAGCGCGGTGTGCGCTCCCTGATGCTGCGGGCCGCGGGCTCGGTCGCCTCCCGCGCCGCCGTACGCCGTCGGCGCGCCCTCACCGAGGCCGCCCACCCCGCCGCCGGGGACGTCCTGCGCTACCTCAGCCGCGGCGAGGCCGTCCGCGCCGCCCTGCGCGCCCTCGTCGCTGGCCTGGAGCCGCCCGTCACGCTCGTCGGGCACAGCCTGGGCGGCATCATCGCCCTGGACACACTGATCTCCGCCCCGCTGCCCCAGGTCCGGCTCCTGGTGACCGCCGGCTCACAGGGGCCCTTCCTGTACGAGTCGGGCTCGCTGCCCTCCCTCGAACACCCCGCACCCCTGCCGCCGCACGTCCCCGACTGGCTGAACCTCTACGACCCCCGCGACCTGCTCGGCCACCTGGGCGCCGGACTCTTCCCGGGACGCGTCACCGACATCGCCGTGGACAGCCGCCAGCCGTTCCCCGCCGCGCACAGCGCCTACTGGACCAACCCGGCGGTGTACCGGCACATCGCGGACCGCCTGCCGTGACCGGCCCGGTGACGTCCGTACGGCGTGTGGACCCGGCTCGTGTGCACGCCCTGATCGTCGGCATCGAGGCGTACGACGCCGGGCCGGACTGGGACCTGCCCGGGCCCGCGCGGGACGCCGTACGGTTCCACCGGCTGCTGCGGGACGCCGGGGTGCCGGACGCGCAACTCCGGCTCCATCTCGCCCCGT
The nucleotide sequence above comes from Streptomyces sp. NL15-2K. Encoded proteins:
- a CDS encoding alpha/beta fold hydrolase, coding for MTAVVFIHGTGVREPGFSALAGRVAAGLTALRDGLRVVPYYWGEAHGATLAAGGASLPPPPAAARGLAETPAGPGADDDTATAWAALYADPSAELALAAAGAEPVAERPPGSLPAQQELQTRLTALAAQGDAPAAELGPGLPRAATDLAAHPLLGPAADALDPDDLAALAARSLTARIVADALDADSPLVPVGDTRDAVTDRLAVALGAPPRGTERGVRSLMLRAAGSVASRAAVRRRRALTEAAHPAAGDVLRYLSRGEAVRAALRALVAGLEPPVTLVGHSLGGIIALDTLISAPLPQVRLLVTAGSQGPFLYESGSLPSLEHPAPLPPHVPDWLNLYDPRDLLGHLGAGLFPGRVTDIAVDSRQPFPAAHSAYWTNPAVYRHIADRLP